A single genomic interval of Microbacterium oleivorans harbors:
- a CDS encoding ATP-dependent helicase: protein MPEPIKPVIVGSSATVPSDAGRPDADLLEGLNPPQREAVTYRGPALLIVAGAGSGKTRVLTHRIASLLRGREAWPSQILAITFTNKAAGEMRERVQQLIGDSAQGMWISTFHSACVRILRREAQQFGFTKNFTIYDSGDSRALIKRLVKEHEADAFGLTPAGVQSRISKLKNELADADSYARQANMSDPAERVFVEMFAAYQSSLQRANAFDFDDLIAQTVYLFRAFPNVADVYRKRFRHILVDEYQDTNHAQYALIHELTRPVQGSAGDSFSAGGMMIFEPETAPEIDGASLTVVGDSDQSIYAFRGADIRNITEFERDYPGAKVVLLEQNYRSTQNILSAANAVIANNFDRKDKKLWTDVGAGDAIVGFTGYSQHDEAQFVADEIEALHRSSVPYSQMAVFYRTNSQSRALEEIFIRAAIPYKIMGGTKFYDRAEIKDALAYVVAVANPADELAVRRILNRPRRGIGDVTETSIARYAADQQITFRDALANASALGVGPKIQAAISQLDAVLAEATEIMLPSSGEVAPPTAVTEGLNVLLNKSGYMDALRMSRDPQDEARLENLDELVAVTREFARNNPDGTILDFLTEVALVADADDLDDASGTVSLMTMHTAKGLEYDAVFVTGVEEDLIPHRISAGEPGGPQEERRLFYVALTRARKRLHLSLAMTRAQFGEVSAAMPSRFLQEIPHDLIDWRQSPGDVNSRGGMQSRALNARRAPGSGGAGKRYGDDLVPLPRREPSSDIAKFANRIPAKVRDNGDLELAPGDRIRHDDFGEGRIDAVTGEGAKRVAHVRFDSAGAKKLLIKIAPIVKL, encoded by the coding sequence ATGCCAGAGCCCATCAAGCCCGTCATCGTCGGCTCGTCCGCGACCGTTCCCTCCGACGCCGGCCGCCCCGACGCCGATCTCCTCGAGGGGCTCAATCCGCCTCAGCGCGAGGCGGTCACCTACCGCGGTCCCGCGCTGCTGATCGTCGCCGGCGCCGGCTCGGGCAAGACCCGGGTGCTGACCCACCGCATCGCCTCGCTGCTGCGCGGACGCGAGGCGTGGCCGAGCCAGATCCTCGCGATCACCTTCACCAACAAGGCGGCGGGGGAGATGCGCGAGCGCGTGCAGCAGCTCATCGGCGACAGCGCGCAGGGCATGTGGATCTCGACCTTCCACTCGGCGTGCGTGCGCATCCTCCGCCGCGAGGCGCAGCAGTTCGGCTTCACGAAGAACTTCACGATCTACGACTCCGGCGACTCGCGCGCGCTCATCAAGCGGCTGGTCAAGGAGCACGAGGCCGATGCGTTCGGGCTCACCCCCGCGGGCGTGCAGAGCCGCATCTCGAAGCTCAAGAACGAGCTCGCCGACGCCGACTCGTACGCGCGCCAGGCCAACATGTCCGACCCCGCGGAGCGCGTCTTCGTCGAGATGTTCGCCGCTTACCAGTCGTCGCTGCAGCGCGCGAACGCGTTCGACTTCGACGACCTCATCGCCCAGACGGTGTACCTCTTCCGCGCCTTCCCGAACGTCGCCGACGTCTACCGCAAGCGGTTCCGGCACATCCTCGTCGACGAGTACCAGGACACCAACCATGCCCAGTACGCGCTCATCCACGAGCTGACGCGGCCGGTGCAGGGCTCCGCGGGAGACTCGTTCTCCGCGGGCGGCATGATGATCTTCGAGCCCGAGACGGCGCCCGAGATCGACGGCGCCTCGTTGACGGTCGTCGGCGATTCGGACCAGTCGATCTACGCGTTCCGCGGGGCAGACATCCGCAACATCACCGAGTTCGAGCGCGACTACCCCGGGGCGAAGGTCGTGCTCCTCGAGCAGAACTACCGGTCGACGCAGAACATCCTGTCGGCGGCCAACGCGGTCATCGCGAACAACTTCGACCGCAAGGACAAGAAGCTCTGGACGGATGTCGGCGCGGGCGACGCGATCGTCGGGTTCACCGGCTACTCGCAGCACGATGAGGCGCAGTTCGTCGCCGACGAGATCGAAGCGCTGCACCGCTCCTCGGTGCCGTATTCGCAGATGGCGGTGTTCTACCGCACCAACTCGCAGTCGCGCGCGCTGGAGGAGATCTTCATCCGCGCCGCCATCCCGTACAAGATCATGGGCGGCACGAAGTTCTACGACCGAGCCGAGATCAAGGACGCCCTGGCCTACGTGGTGGCCGTGGCCAACCCGGCCGACGAGCTCGCGGTGCGCCGCATCCTGAACCGTCCCCGCCGCGGCATCGGCGATGTGACCGAGACGTCGATCGCGCGGTACGCCGCCGACCAGCAGATCACCTTCCGCGACGCCCTGGCCAATGCCTCGGCGTTGGGCGTGGGCCCGAAGATCCAGGCGGCGATCAGCCAGCTCGACGCGGTGCTCGCCGAGGCGACCGAGATCATGCTGCCGAGCTCGGGGGAGGTGGCGCCCCCGACGGCGGTGACCGAGGGCCTGAACGTTCTGCTGAACAAGTCGGGGTACATGGACGCCCTGCGTATGAGCCGCGACCCCCAGGACGAGGCCCGTCTCGAGAACCTGGACGAGCTCGTCGCCGTGACCCGGGAGTTCGCGCGCAACAACCCCGACGGCACGATCCTCGACTTCCTCACCGAGGTGGCGCTCGTCGCCGATGCCGACGACCTCGACGACGCGTCGGGCACGGTCTCGCTCATGACGATGCACACGGCCAAGGGGCTCGAGTACGACGCGGTCTTCGTCACCGGCGTCGAGGAGGACCTGATCCCGCACCGGATCTCGGCCGGTGAGCCCGGGGGCCCCCAGGAGGAGCGCCGGCTGTTCTACGTCGCGCTCACACGCGCACGCAAGCGCCTGCACCTCTCGCTCGCGATGACCCGCGCCCAGTTCGGCGAGGTGTCGGCGGCGATGCCCAGCCGGTTCCTCCAGGAGATCCCGCATGACCTCATCGACTGGCGGCAGTCGCCCGGCGACGTGAACTCGCGCGGCGGGATGCAGTCCCGTGCGCTCAACGCACGTCGCGCCCCCGGCTCCGGCGGCGCGGGCAAACGCTACGGTGACGACCTCGTGCCGCTTCCGCGCCGCGAGCCCTCGAGCGACATCGCCAAGTTCGCCAATCGCATCCCCGCGAAGGTGCGCGACAACGGCGACCTCGAGCTCGCACCCGGCGATCGCATCCGGCACGACGACTTCGGAGAGGGGCGGATCGACGCCGTCACGGGGGAGGGCGCCAAGCGCGTAGCCCACGTGCGCTTCGACTCGGCGGGGGCCAAGAAGCTGCTCATCAAGATCGCACCCATCGTCAAGCTCTGA
- the ligD gene encoding non-homologous end-joining DNA ligase: MASERITLTVPGPHGDREVGVSSPNRVLWPDEGITKHEYADYVLAVSEPFLRANGHRPISLERFPDSIDGERFFSKNPPKGAPDYVDQVVCTYNSGRRHPQVVMNEAAAVVWAVQMNTVVFHPWASLARDTDNPVELRIDLDPQPGTDFGDAAAVAPALRDVLAEAGLTAFVKTSGNRGLHVFCPIKPSHEFLDVRHAVIAAARELERRMPDRVTTNWWKEERGERVFVDFNQANRDRTMAGAYSARALPAAPVSTPLTWDELEAGVEPSSFTVRTVPGRLRELGDPWAGLQDAPGRVDTLLDWWQRDLDAGLGELPFPPEFPKMPGEPPRVQPSRARHPEA; this comes from the coding sequence ATGGCGAGCGAGCGCATCACCCTGACCGTGCCCGGACCCCACGGCGACCGTGAGGTCGGCGTATCGAGCCCGAACCGCGTGCTGTGGCCCGATGAGGGCATCACCAAGCACGAGTACGCCGACTACGTGCTGGCGGTGTCGGAACCGTTCCTGCGGGCGAACGGGCATCGACCGATCTCGCTCGAGCGTTTCCCCGACAGCATCGACGGCGAGCGCTTCTTCTCGAAGAACCCGCCCAAGGGGGCGCCGGACTATGTCGACCAGGTCGTCTGCACGTACAACAGCGGCAGGCGTCATCCGCAGGTCGTGATGAACGAGGCGGCTGCGGTGGTGTGGGCGGTGCAGATGAACACCGTCGTGTTCCACCCCTGGGCCTCGCTCGCGCGCGACACCGACAACCCGGTGGAGTTGCGCATCGACCTCGATCCGCAACCCGGCACCGATTTCGGGGATGCCGCCGCGGTGGCTCCCGCGCTGCGCGACGTGCTGGCCGAAGCGGGGCTCACCGCCTTCGTGAAGACGAGCGGGAACCGGGGGCTGCACGTGTTCTGCCCGATCAAGCCCAGCCACGAGTTCCTCGACGTGCGGCACGCGGTGATCGCGGCGGCGCGTGAACTGGAGCGGAGGATGCCCGATCGGGTGACGACGAACTGGTGGAAGGAGGAGCGCGGCGAGCGCGTCTTCGTCGACTTCAACCAGGCCAACCGCGACCGCACCATGGCCGGCGCCTACAGTGCCCGAGCGCTGCCCGCCGCGCCCGTGTCGACGCCGCTGACGTGGGACGAGCTCGAGGCGGGCGTGGAACCGTCGTCGTTCACGGTGCGGACCGTGCCCGGACGCCTCCGTGAGCTCGGCGACCCGTGGGCCGGTCTGCAGGACGCCCCGGGGCGGGTCGACACGCTGCTGGACTGGTGGCAGCGCGACCTCGACGCCGGGCTCGGCGAGCTGCCGTTCCCCCCGGAGTTCCCCAAGATGCCGGGCGAGCCGCCGCGGGTGCAGCCCAGCCGCGCCCGGCATCCGGAGGCCTGA
- a CDS encoding threonine/serine ThrE exporter family protein, protein MRDDQSDPVPDGTAELHLEPVRFIARTDAVLRLGMLMLGAGASSARVRDTMDRTARALGLERLESRVGMTDIVITAQRGQLFRTRVAEVRHPVVNSERIAEVMHLSHRVADGVTADELQRELDRIERMPPRYPTAVRVLAAAAACTAFAFLNNGGWAECLSVALAVALGQYVRIRGARLQVNEFLLVFLSAATALLTFLGASHLIESIGAPSPQYGAALTSAVLYLVPGFPLVTGALDLARLDLNAGVNRVVYAGLVLLSTGCAVWAVAAIFQTSAVAVATPGLGEPFLSLGRLVAGFVGVMGFALLFSTPWRTALAAAAIGAVANVGRLLMIDNGAMQPVAAAAAGVAVGFGAFAVSRFVRSPRITLTVPAVLIMVPGASAYRAIVATIESDTLSAVQYGVTAVFVVVALAVGLTVARVVTEREWLRPSAN, encoded by the coding sequence ATGCGGGATGACCAGAGCGACCCGGTGCCCGACGGCACCGCCGAGCTGCACCTCGAACCGGTCCGGTTCATCGCCCGCACCGACGCCGTGCTCCGCCTGGGGATGCTCATGCTGGGAGCCGGCGCGTCCTCCGCACGGGTGCGCGACACGATGGACCGCACCGCACGGGCTCTCGGTCTCGAGCGCCTGGAGTCGCGCGTGGGAATGACCGACATCGTCATCACCGCGCAGCGGGGGCAGCTGTTCCGCACGCGCGTGGCCGAGGTGCGGCATCCGGTGGTCAACTCCGAGCGCATCGCGGAGGTCATGCACCTGTCTCACCGCGTCGCCGACGGCGTCACCGCCGACGAGCTGCAGCGCGAGCTCGACCGCATCGAACGGATGCCGCCGCGCTACCCCACCGCGGTGCGGGTGCTCGCCGCCGCCGCGGCGTGCACGGCTTTCGCCTTCCTCAACAACGGCGGGTGGGCCGAATGCCTGAGCGTGGCGCTGGCGGTCGCGCTGGGCCAGTATGTGCGCATCCGCGGGGCCCGGCTGCAGGTGAACGAGTTCCTCCTCGTCTTCCTCTCGGCCGCCACGGCCCTGCTGACCTTCCTCGGGGCCTCGCACCTCATCGAATCCATCGGCGCCCCCTCTCCGCAGTACGGCGCAGCGCTCACGAGCGCGGTGCTCTATCTCGTACCGGGTTTCCCGCTGGTCACCGGCGCCCTCGATCTGGCCCGCCTCGACCTCAACGCGGGGGTCAACCGCGTCGTCTACGCCGGTCTCGTGCTGCTGTCGACCGGATGCGCCGTCTGGGCGGTGGCGGCGATCTTCCAGACCAGCGCCGTGGCCGTCGCGACCCCCGGACTCGGCGAGCCGTTCCTCTCGCTCGGGCGGCTCGTCGCGGGATTCGTGGGGGTGATGGGTTTCGCGCTGCTCTTCTCGACGCCGTGGCGCACCGCCCTCGCCGCGGCCGCGATCGGCGCCGTCGCCAACGTCGGGCGCCTGCTGATGATCGACAACGGCGCGATGCAGCCGGTGGCGGCCGCGGCGGCCGGTGTCGCCGTCGGCTTCGGGGCGTTCGCCGTCTCGCGCTTCGTCCGCTCGCCGCGCATCACCCTCACGGTGCCGGCGGTCCTCATCATGGTTCCCGGCGCATCGGCGTACCGCGCGATCGTCGCCACGATCGAGTCGGACACCCTGAGCGCCGTGCAATACGGCGTGACGGCCGTGTTCGTCGTCGTCGCCCTCGCCGTGGGGCTCACCGTCGCCCGCGTCGTGACCGAACGCGAGTGGCTGCGCCCGTCGGCGAACTGA
- a CDS encoding phosphatase PAP2 family protein, producing MPSAAPRRRPARRHALAPAAALGALTAASLALGCALPAAAAGDDLLADDAIAPHPAAYGTFVETYLANSSDNGTPTTNPAIGVLSGMLELWQPGASWDSGRATPVGAAVLEANIAHNVRVAQTRTDADEAAAWIFDRRHQSYSALDGLGSAAPAFRAAMNAGTTIPAEVPADATSVRYDDAGNGNGAWADRDAPLGAVVELVDTVRGPSASSNPSKNFYSYKRPFRWVDDALIVPALLPVRKPDTEAESDGGFPSGHTNAAYLASLALADAAPQYQSQLIANAAEIGDSRIVAGMHSPLDVIGGRILATALTAASLNDPANAALRASAAAEAQELLATLPPADGAADDYDLLAAQYLDRMTYGLPATGDTTLPARVPAGAEVLIEHRLPYLDQQQLRWVLHSTAVASGHAVLDDAEGWGRLNLFEASNGFGAFDTDLTVTMDAAAGGASAADEWRNDIDGAGSLTKDGTGVLTLSGENTYTGGTVIAAGAVVAGSPGALGTGDVTLAAGRMAETTDGLVVGGDYRQAGEAALELAPSGGQPALSVAGEATLDGTLRVDLAGATPAATHRLIAYGSVTAGSAFDAVEITGAPAGFDGELDYRTDGVYLVPVVTAPGETPDGEGPGAPTTPAVPDVPGDGARPDADTAGGPGGAQAGEAVATGPTGERIARTGGDGAPTGALIGGILLVSAGALVLVSRRKRPVQH from the coding sequence ATGCCCTCCGCAGCCCCCCGTCGCCGTCCGGCGCGACGACACGCCCTCGCCCCCGCAGCCGCCCTCGGCGCGCTCACCGCCGCGAGCCTCGCCCTCGGATGCGCGCTCCCCGCTGCCGCGGCGGGCGACGACCTCCTCGCCGACGACGCGATCGCGCCCCACCCCGCCGCCTACGGCACCTTCGTCGAGACCTACCTCGCCAACAGCTCCGACAACGGCACCCCCACGACGAACCCGGCCATCGGCGTGCTGTCGGGAATGCTCGAGCTCTGGCAGCCCGGGGCGAGCTGGGACTCCGGACGGGCGACCCCTGTCGGCGCGGCCGTGCTGGAGGCCAACATCGCCCACAACGTCCGGGTCGCCCAGACCCGCACCGACGCCGACGAGGCGGCGGCGTGGATCTTCGACCGCCGCCACCAGAGCTACAGCGCCCTCGACGGCCTCGGCTCGGCCGCCCCCGCGTTCCGCGCGGCGATGAACGCCGGCACCACCATCCCGGCCGAGGTCCCCGCCGACGCCACCTCCGTGCGCTACGACGATGCGGGCAACGGCAACGGCGCGTGGGCCGACCGCGATGCGCCCCTCGGAGCAGTGGTCGAGCTGGTCGACACGGTGCGCGGCCCGTCGGCCTCCTCCAACCCGTCGAAGAACTTCTACAGCTACAAGCGTCCGTTCCGCTGGGTCGACGACGCGCTCATCGTTCCCGCGCTGCTGCCGGTGCGCAAGCCCGACACCGAGGCCGAGAGCGACGGGGGGTTCCCCAGCGGTCACACCAACGCGGCCTACCTGGCCTCGCTGGCCCTCGCCGACGCGGCACCGCAGTACCAGTCGCAGCTGATCGCGAACGCGGCGGAGATCGGCGACAGCCGGATCGTCGCGGGGATGCACTCCCCGCTCGACGTCATCGGGGGCCGCATCCTCGCCACGGCGCTCACGGCCGCGAGCCTGAACGACCCGGCCAACGCCGCGCTCCGCGCGAGCGCCGCTGCCGAGGCCCAGGAGCTCCTGGCCACCCTGCCCCCGGCGGACGGCGCCGCCGACGACTACGACCTGCTCGCCGCGCAGTACCTCGACCGCATGACCTACGGTTTGCCCGCGACCGGTGACACGACCCTGCCCGCGCGTGTCCCCGCCGGCGCCGAGGTGCTCATCGAGCACCGGCTGCCCTACCTCGACCAGCAGCAGCTGCGGTGGGTGCTGCACTCGACGGCCGTCGCCTCGGGGCACGCCGTGCTCGACGACGCCGAGGGCTGGGGCCGGCTCAACCTCTTCGAGGCCTCGAACGGATTCGGCGCGTTCGACACCGACCTGACGGTGACGATGGATGCCGCCGCCGGCGGCGCATCGGCCGCCGACGAGTGGCGCAACGACATCGACGGCGCCGGGTCGCTGACCAAGGACGGCACCGGCGTGCTCACACTCTCGGGTGAGAACACCTACACCGGGGGCACGGTCATCGCAGCCGGCGCCGTCGTCGCCGGCTCCCCGGGCGCGCTCGGCACCGGCGACGTGACGCTGGCTGCGGGGCGGATGGCGGAGACCACCGACGGCCTCGTGGTCGGCGGCGACTACCGGCAGGCCGGGGAGGCCGCGCTGGAGCTCGCTCCCTCGGGCGGTCAGCCGGCCCTCAGCGTCGCGGGCGAGGCGACCCTCGACGGCACGCTGCGCGTCGACCTCGCCGGCGCGACGCCCGCCGCCACCCACCGCCTCATCGCCTACGGCTCGGTCACCGCTGGATCGGCCTTCGACGCCGTCGAGATCACCGGGGCGCCCGCCGGGTTCGACGGTGAGCTCGACTACCGCACCGACGGGGTCTACCTCGTTCCGGTGGTCACGGCTCCCGGCGAGACCCCCGACGGGGAAGGACCGGGGGCTCCGACGACCCCGGCGGTTCCGGACGTCCCCGGCGACGGCGCCCGGCCGGACGCGGACACCGCCGGCGGCCCCGGCGGCGCGCAGGCGGGAGAGGCCGTTGCCACCGGACCCACCGGCGAGCGCATCGCCCGTACCGGTGGCGACGGCGCGCCGACCGGCGCGCTCATCGGCGGCATCCTGCTCGTGTCGGCGGGCGCGCTCGTGCTGGTCTCGCGCCGCAAGCGTCCCGTCCAGCACTGA
- a CDS encoding SseB family protein, which yields MAIFKRSARDTTSQPAATDAVDDEVTGAENGGAADVVEPAPEVVPHVGISMSTFGAPARPAPPAQPQRSTTRPPAEAPARTETVSGMPDNTLVQAALTVLPEQPGNVDVMNVMRQSMQGTLYVRVRGDARALTAEGKPITLAVSHVDGARFLLAFTGGASLRASVEADGDRDTSALGLPVAGVFRNAIEGPYEGLIIDHAVAGSRIVLPAPLIKKAFEEGDPAFTIKNLLAGPRDAQTPGAVGTALAAAPLWVAAGTAADSGQIGLAESRTASGERRLEVYSHPLEVLVLQRGDRPVPVTAAQIARALIGNPELTGVIVDPGGPWIHVDRADLGPVLVRADDPEEAPAAATTPADGGSEPAPDSDSDR from the coding sequence ATGGCGATCTTCAAGCGCTCTGCGCGAGACACCACCAGCCAGCCTGCAGCAACCGACGCGGTCGACGACGAGGTCACCGGTGCCGAGAACGGCGGCGCAGCAGACGTCGTCGAGCCCGCGCCGGAGGTCGTGCCCCACGTCGGCATCTCGATGTCGACGTTCGGCGCGCCCGCGCGGCCGGCCCCGCCCGCGCAGCCGCAGCGGTCGACGACCCGCCCGCCCGCCGAGGCCCCGGCGCGCACCGAGACGGTGAGCGGGATGCCCGACAACACCCTCGTGCAGGCCGCGCTGACGGTGCTGCCCGAGCAGCCGGGCAACGTCGACGTCATGAACGTCATGCGTCAGAGCATGCAGGGGACGCTGTACGTCCGCGTCCGGGGTGACGCTCGCGCGCTCACGGCGGAGGGAAAGCCCATCACGCTCGCCGTCTCCCACGTCGACGGCGCGCGCTTCCTGCTCGCCTTCACGGGCGGTGCCTCGCTCCGCGCGAGCGTCGAGGCGGACGGCGACCGCGACACGTCGGCGCTGGGGCTCCCCGTGGCGGGCGTGTTCCGCAACGCGATCGAGGGGCCCTACGAGGGTCTCATCATCGACCACGCCGTCGCCGGCTCGCGCATCGTGCTCCCGGCCCCGCTCATCAAGAAGGCCTTCGAGGAGGGCGACCCCGCTTTCACGATCAAGAACCTCCTCGCCGGTCCGCGCGACGCGCAGACCCCGGGCGCCGTCGGGACGGCTCTCGCCGCCGCGCCGTTGTGGGTGGCGGCCGGAACCGCGGCGGACAGCGGGCAGATCGGTCTCGCCGAGTCGCGCACGGCGTCGGGAGAGCGTCGCCTCGAGGTCTACTCGCACCCGCTCGAGGTCCTCGTCCTGCAGCGCGGCGACCGGCCGGTGCCGGTGACCGCAGCGCAGATCGCGCGCGCGCTGATCGGCAACCCCGAGCTCACCGGCGTCATCGTCGATCCGGGCGGCCCGTGGATCCACGTCGACCGAGCCGACCTCGGTCCGGTGCTGGTGCGGGCGGACGATCCCGAGGAGGCCCCGGCGGCCGCCACGACCCCCGCCGACGGCGGCTCCGAGCCCGCGCCGGATTCCGACTCGGACCGCTGA
- a CDS encoding AI-2E family transporter — MTLFRRSPAPQTAVADAIDRSTERPPASLWADGFGRLAIRAVQVIILVIIAIGIVYVLRQVSVVAIPLILALIFACAFAPAMNAMRRRGVPSLVATILTLLTIVVLLTGLSWLIVWAVRDQWDDLYSQAERGFQQLIAWAQTLPFSIDQDQIDEWLDALGDFVTSAQFGSGAIAGVSAVATFITGAVLLVVILFFFLKDGPRMWEFLLRPFRGSNEDRARRVGDKTVVVLGSYIRGTAAVAAVDAIGIYIFLLILHVPLAIPLAVLVFLLAFIPIVGATLAGILAALVALVANGPVNALFVVGAVVLVNQLEGNFLQPVLMGRTMKLHSFVVLVALAAGTAIGGILGTLLAVPITAVVWGIIQVWDGPDLPARWARPKHKPLS, encoded by the coding sequence ATGACCCTGTTCCGCCGGAGCCCCGCGCCCCAGACCGCGGTGGCCGACGCCATCGACCGCAGCACCGAACGACCTCCGGCGAGCCTGTGGGCCGACGGCTTCGGACGCCTCGCGATCCGCGCCGTGCAGGTGATCATCCTGGTCATCATCGCGATCGGCATCGTCTACGTGCTGCGCCAGGTGTCGGTGGTCGCGATCCCGCTGATCCTCGCCCTCATCTTCGCGTGCGCGTTCGCTCCGGCGATGAACGCGATGCGGCGGCGCGGCGTGCCCTCGCTGGTTGCGACGATCCTGACACTGCTCACGATCGTGGTGCTGCTGACGGGTCTGTCGTGGCTCATCGTGTGGGCGGTCCGCGATCAGTGGGACGACCTGTACTCGCAGGCAGAGAGGGGCTTCCAGCAGCTGATCGCTTGGGCGCAGACGCTGCCGTTCTCGATCGACCAGGATCAGATCGACGAATGGCTCGATGCGCTCGGCGACTTCGTCACCAGCGCGCAGTTCGGCTCGGGCGCCATCGCGGGCGTCAGCGCCGTGGCGACCTTCATCACCGGCGCCGTGCTGCTCGTGGTCATCCTGTTCTTCTTCCTCAAAGATGGACCGCGCATGTGGGAGTTCCTCCTGCGCCCCTTCCGCGGCTCGAACGAGGACCGTGCCCGCCGCGTCGGCGACAAGACCGTCGTCGTGCTCGGCTCGTACATCCGGGGCACCGCCGCGGTGGCCGCGGTCGACGCGATCGGCATCTACATCTTCCTGCTCATCCTGCACGTGCCACTGGCGATCCCCCTCGCGGTGCTGGTGTTCCTCCTCGCCTTCATCCCCATCGTGGGTGCCACCCTCGCCGGCATCCTGGCGGCCCTCGTGGCGCTCGTGGCCAACGGCCCGGTCAACGCGCTCTTCGTCGTCGGCGCGGTGGTCCTGGTCAATCAGCTCGAGGGCAACTTCCTGCAGCCGGTGCTCATGGGCCGCACGATGAAGCTCCACTCGTTCGTCGTGCTGGTCGCCCTCGCCGCCGGCACCGCGATCGGCGGCATTCTCGGCACGCTGCTCGCCGTGCCGATCACGGCCGTGGTGTGGGGCATCATCCAGGTGTGGGACGGGCCCGATCTGCCGGCCCGCTGGGCTCGCCCCAAGCACAAGCCCCTTTCCTGA
- a CDS encoding VOC family protein, whose amino-acid sequence MDARVTFITLGVRDLAATRRFYVDGLGWEPAFEAPGEVMFVRVGPAVMLSLWDRAAFEAEIGATQTGPGVPPVALAHNMPDEAGVDRVIADAAAAGAEIVALPARREWGGYSGYFADPDGFRWEIAYNPGPLGVELMRDAGLA is encoded by the coding sequence ATGGATGCACGGGTCACCTTCATCACGTTGGGCGTCCGCGATCTCGCGGCCACGCGCCGGTTCTACGTCGACGGGCTCGGCTGGGAGCCGGCGTTCGAGGCCCCCGGCGAGGTGATGTTCGTGCGCGTGGGGCCTGCCGTGATGCTGTCGCTCTGGGACCGGGCGGCCTTCGAGGCCGAGATCGGCGCGACCCAGACCGGCCCCGGCGTCCCCCCGGTCGCCCTGGCGCACAATATGCCCGACGAAGCCGGAGTCGACCGGGTGATCGCGGATGCCGCGGCAGCGGGTGCCGAGATCGTCGCGCTGCCGGCCCGCCGCGAGTGGGGCGGCTACTCGGGGTACTTCGCCGATCCCGACGGGTTCCGCTGGGAGATCGCGTACAACCCCGGTCCGCTCGGCGTCGAGCTCATGCGCGACGCCGGGCTGGCCTGA
- a CDS encoding ATP-dependent DNA ligase: MVYDIPAPMLAKSVPAVPDPDLTDCGLSFEPKWDGFRAIVAWDGSDVVIGSRGSKPLTRYFPELVDAFSRLLPEPCLLDGEIVVARDDGDGRRLQWEALSQRIHPAASRVALLSEQTPAMFIAFDLLARGERDLLAEPFAVRRAELVDLLRAVPDPIHVTRATDDVETARRWLAEFEGAGLDGVVAKPLAAPYAPGKRAMYKIKHARTADVVAIGYRIHKSGSGVGSLLVGLFDEDGDLHGVGGVAAWSDKRRLDLVDELQPLVERDADGAAITGESDRSRFAASKDVSFVRLRPERVLEVRYDQLEGRRFRHTVQFERWRPDRDARSCTFDQLETVVAYDLADVLD, translated from the coding sequence ATGGTCTACGACATCCCCGCGCCGATGCTCGCGAAGTCGGTTCCCGCGGTCCCCGACCCCGACCTCACCGACTGCGGGCTCTCGTTCGAGCCCAAGTGGGACGGTTTCCGCGCGATCGTGGCGTGGGACGGCAGCGACGTGGTCATCGGCAGCCGGGGATCGAAGCCGCTGACGCGGTATTTCCCCGAGCTCGTCGATGCGTTCTCGCGGCTGCTGCCCGAGCCCTGCCTGCTCGACGGCGAGATCGTCGTGGCTCGCGACGACGGCGACGGGCGCCGCCTGCAGTGGGAGGCGCTGTCGCAGCGCATCCACCCGGCGGCATCCCGCGTCGCGCTCCTGAGCGAGCAGACGCCGGCGATGTTCATCGCCTTCGACCTCCTCGCCCGCGGCGAGCGCGACCTGCTGGCCGAGCCGTTCGCCGTGCGGCGCGCCGAGCTGGTCGACCTGCTGCGCGCCGTGCCCGATCCGATCCACGTCACCCGCGCCACCGACGATGTCGAGACCGCGCGCCGCTGGCTCGCGGAGTTCGAGGGTGCGGGGCTGGACGGCGTCGTCGCCAAGCCGCTCGCGGCGCCCTACGCGCCCGGCAAGCGCGCGATGTACAAGATCAAGCACGCTCGCACCGCCGACGTCGTGGCGATCGGGTACCGCATCCACAAGTCCGGCTCGGGGGTGGGCTCGCTCCTCGTCGGGCTCTTCGACGAGGACGGCGACCTGCACGGGGTCGGCGGGGTGGCCGCCTGGAGCGACAAGCGTCGGCTCGACCTCGTCGACGAGCTCCAGCCCCTCGTCGAACGCGATGCCGACGGCGCCGCCATCACCGGAGAGTCCGACCGCTCGCGGTTCGCCGCATCGAAGGACGTCTCGTTCGTGCGGCTGCGCCCGGAGCGCGTCCTCGAGGTGCGCTACGACCAGCTCGAAGGCCGCCGATTCCGGCACACCGTCCAGTTCGAACGGTGGCGGCCCGACCGCGACGCGCGATCCTGCACCTTCGATCAGCTCGAGACGGTCGTGGCCTACGACCTGGCCGACGTGCTCGACTGA